Proteins from one Acidiphilium multivorum AIU301 genomic window:
- a CDS encoding DegT/DnrJ/EryC1/StrS family aminotransferase, with product MENQAQATCASKIRECRSGEGGMVVCKDEVLARRLKTVKGQGQSPTQRYWHVELGFNYRMTNICAAIGLAQIERLPTILARKRAIGDLYRRLCAERLGNIVSFQKLSANVVSSDWLVSLLLPEGTDRTKVMGRMQENGVDTRPVFYCAHQMPMYSNSEHFPVSEAIAAHGISLPSYPTLSSADVARVVETLANALV from the coding sequence ATGGAGAATCAGGCGCAAGCTACCTGCGCAAGTAAAATCCGTGAATGCCGTAGCGGCGAGGGAGGGATGGTTGTGTGTAAAGACGAGGTGTTGGCCCGGCGTCTCAAGACCGTCAAGGGCCAAGGTCAGTCACCAACCCAGCGCTATTGGCATGTGGAACTCGGCTTCAATTACCGTATGACGAATATTTGCGCGGCCATAGGTCTGGCGCAGATCGAACGCTTGCCGACGATCCTCGCGCGTAAGCGCGCGATCGGCGACCTCTACCGGCGCCTGTGCGCCGAGCGTTTGGGCAATATTGTATCCTTCCAGAAGCTTTCCGCCAATGTGGTCAGCTCCGACTGGCTCGTCAGCCTGTTGCTGCCTGAAGGGACGGACCGTACTAAGGTGATGGGCCGCATGCAGGAGAACGGCGTGGATACACGCCCGGTCTTTTATTGCGCGCACCAGATGCCAATGTATTCGAATTCGGAGCATTTTCCTGTCTCCGAGGCGATAGCCGCGCACGGGATCAGCCTGCCGAGCTACCCCACCCTCTCGAGCGCGGATGTTGCGCGCGTCGTTGAAACGTTAGCTAACGCGCTCGTATAA
- a CDS encoding IS4 family transposase, whose amino-acid sequence MILRLMEKMVALRAGDLGYFGDARRAAMGSTLVERVVETGSLVIRKLGGTRAREIAIHRFLSAPSVTCAEMVETLADRTAAACRGRRIVAAQDTTEINFSGREARRRGLGPAGDGVSAGFFLHPVIAIDSETEAVLGLVDAKIWTRSDEFDATPARERALEDKESMRWLDGAARAAGRLSGAASVVVVADRESDIYAGFARRPASVDLIVRAAQDRVLDDGRRLFTAPAAWPELTRTSVRVAPSRTGVAARIATVALRAGTVTIRRPRHASDTEGPEHLSLTMVEAREVDGNGESVPLLWRLLTTIETIDADGAAEIVRLYRLRWRIEEVFRSLKSDGLRLEETQMQDAGRLFKLALIGLAAATRTVQLVDARDGSNRPATDVIDPGLLPAADAIAPTLEGKTPRQKNPHPPRSLAWLAWIIARLGGWNCYYKPPGPKTMRAGWARFASMATGFFIAAQSNP is encoded by the coding sequence ATGATTTTGAGGCTGATGGAGAAGATGGTGGCGTTACGTGCTGGAGATTTGGGTTACTTCGGAGATGCGCGACGTGCGGCGATGGGCAGCACGCTGGTTGAACGGGTGGTGGAGACCGGGTCTCTGGTCATCCGCAAGCTTGGTGGCACACGAGCGCGGGAGATTGCGATCCATCGCTTCCTGTCAGCCCCGTCGGTCACGTGTGCGGAGATGGTGGAGACGCTGGCGGATCGCACGGCCGCTGCCTGCCGGGGGCGTCGGATTGTGGCCGCGCAGGACACGACGGAGATCAATTTTTCCGGCCGTGAGGCGCGTCGCCGTGGGCTTGGACCGGCCGGTGATGGGGTATCGGCGGGATTTTTCCTGCATCCGGTGATCGCCATCGACAGTGAGACGGAGGCGGTGCTCGGCCTGGTGGACGCGAAGATCTGGACCCGTTCGGATGAGTTCGATGCGACCCCTGCACGCGAGCGGGCGCTGGAAGACAAGGAGAGCATGCGGTGGCTGGACGGTGCTGCGCGCGCCGCCGGGCGTCTGAGCGGTGCCGCCTCGGTCGTGGTCGTGGCCGACCGCGAGAGTGACATCTATGCGGGCTTTGCCAGGCGTCCGGCATCGGTCGACCTGATCGTCCGTGCCGCCCAGGATCGTGTTCTGGATGACGGTCGCCGCCTGTTCACCGCCCCGGCAGCCTGGCCCGAACTGACCCGGACCTCGGTTCGTGTCGCCCCCTCGCGCACCGGCGTCGCCGCACGGATCGCAACCGTGGCGCTGCGGGCTGGAACAGTGACGATCCGCAGGCCGCGCCATGCCAGCGACACGGAAGGGCCAGAGCATCTGTCCCTGACCATGGTCGAGGCGCGCGAGGTTGACGGGAATGGCGAAAGCGTCCCGCTCTTGTGGCGCCTGCTGACCACGATCGAGACCATCGACGCAGACGGTGCCGCCGAAATCGTACGCCTCTACCGGCTGAGATGGAGAATCGAGGAAGTGTTCCGGTCTTTGAAAAGTGACGGTCTCAGGCTTGAAGAAACCCAGATGCAAGATGCCGGACGGCTGTTCAAGCTGGCCCTGATCGGCCTCGCCGCTGCGACCCGCACCGTACAACTCGTCGATGCCCGCGACGGCAGCAACCGGCCGGCAACCGATGTCATCGATCCCGGATTACTCCCGGCCGCCGATGCCATTGCCCCCACTCTCGAAGGCAAGACGCCGCGACAGAAAAACCCCCATCCACCCCGATCCCTCGCATGGCTCGCCTGGATCATCGCCCGCCTCGGCGGCTGGAATTGCTACTACAAGCCGCCAGGACCAAAGACCATGCGCGCAGGGTGGGCACGCTTCGCTTCTATGGCCACAGGCTTCTTCATCGCAGCTCAGTCAAATCCGTGA
- a CDS encoding DegT/DnrJ/EryC1/StrS family aminotransferase produces MSVDFLPVYRPDLSGNEKLYVNQCLDTTWISSIGDFIDRFEAGFREITGAPYAWCVSNGTVALHLAIHCLDIGPGDEVIVPTFTYIASVNTIAQTGAKPVFVECRSSDWLIDIDDVEAKITPRTKAIMAVHLYGAVCDMPALSALAKSRGLHLIEDCAEALGSTYDGKHVGLFGDVGTFSFFGNKTVTTGEGYGIHGFD; encoded by the coding sequence ATGAGCGTCGATTTTCTTCCCGTCTACCGTCCAGATCTGTCCGGCAACGAGAAGCTTTATGTTAACCAGTGCCTCGATACGACGTGGATTTCGTCGATCGGTGACTTTATCGACCGGTTCGAGGCTGGTTTTCGTGAGATTACCGGTGCCCCTTATGCCTGGTGTGTGTCGAATGGCACCGTGGCACTGCATCTAGCTATCCATTGTCTCGATATCGGTCCGGGGGACGAGGTCATTGTTCCTACCTTTACATACATTGCCTCCGTCAACACGATCGCCCAGACTGGCGCAAAGCCAGTGTTTGTCGAGTGCCGATCGAGCGACTGGCTAATCGATATAGACGATGTCGAGGCCAAGATCACGCCGCGCACCAAGGCAATCATGGCCGTACATCTTTACGGCGCCGTCTGCGACATGCCGGCTTTGTCGGCACTGGCGAAATCGCGCGGCCTCCATCTGATCGAGGATTGCGCCGAGGCGCTGGGCTCCACCTATGATGGCAAGCACGTCGGCTTGTTTGGCGATGTCGGCACGTTTTCTTTCTTCGGCAATAAGACCGTCACCACCGGCGAGGGCTACGGGATTCACGGATTTGACTGA